The proteins below are encoded in one region of Parvicella tangerina:
- a CDS encoding nitroreductase family protein has translation MKYNLSEITEVIQNRRTIFPEQYSERKVHREIVEKILNNAVWAPSHGMTQPWRFRVYMNDQLTELSDFLSNTYKEFIGDNFDQGKFDKIKRRPLLSSAVIVVNMARDKREKILEIEEVEAVACAVQNMYLTATAYGIGGFWSTPKFIYTDLVKEFFELGENDKCLGIFYLGYPKEEIGWPKGQRKPIEYVTKWVGE, from the coding sequence ATGAAATACAACCTAAGTGAAATAACCGAAGTAATCCAGAACAGAAGAACCATCTTTCCAGAGCAATACTCTGAGCGTAAGGTGCATCGGGAGATCGTGGAGAAGATCCTGAATAATGCTGTTTGGGCTCCCTCTCATGGCATGACACAGCCGTGGAGGTTTAGAGTCTATATGAACGATCAATTAACGGAGCTAAGTGATTTTTTAAGTAATACTTACAAAGAATTTATTGGGGACAATTTTGATCAGGGAAAGTTCGACAAAATTAAGAGAAGACCCTTGTTAAGTTCTGCCGTTATCGTAGTGAATATGGCTCGTGATAAACGTGAAAAAATCTTAGAAATCGAGGAAGTAGAAGCGGTAGCATGTGCTGTTCAAAATATGTACTTGACAGCAACGGCTTACGGAATAGGAGGGTTTTGGTCGACTCCAAAATTTATTTACACAGACCTAGTGAAGGAGTTTTTTGAACTGGGAGAAAATGATAAGTGCCTTGGCATCTTTTACCTGGGATATCCCAAGGAAGAAATTGGTTGGCCAAAAGGACAAAGAAAGCCCATAGAGTACGTAACGAAATGGGTGGGAGAATAA
- a CDS encoding pyruvate dehydrogenase complex E1 component subunit beta has product MREVQFREALNEAMSEEMRRDRDVFLLGEEVAEYNGAYKVSQGMLDEFGADRVIDTPIAELGFAGIAVGASMNGLRPIVEFMTWNFAILAADQIINSAAKMLQMSGGQYGCPIVFRGGNGQAGQLAATHSQSFEAFYAHVPGLKVITPSNPADAKGLLKSAIRDNDPVVFLESEKMYGDKGMIPEGEYLTPIGKADIKRKGSDVTIVSFGKIIKVAYEAADVLAKEGIECEIIDLRTIRPIDYDTVIESIKKTNRCVVVEESWPLASISSELAYWIQRYAFDFMDAPVYRVTQSDTPFAFAKPLIEEALPNVKRIVDAVKASMYVA; this is encoded by the coding sequence ATGAGAGAAGTACAATTCAGAGAAGCACTTAACGAAGCAATGAGTGAAGAAATGCGAAGAGACCGAGATGTCTTTTTGTTAGGGGAGGAAGTTGCTGAATATAATGGTGCTTATAAAGTGTCTCAGGGCATGCTGGATGAATTTGGCGCAGATCGAGTGATCGATACACCAATTGCAGAACTAGGTTTTGCTGGAATTGCCGTTGGAGCATCCATGAACGGGTTAAGACCAATCGTTGAATTCATGACCTGGAACTTTGCAATCCTTGCAGCTGATCAGATCATCAACTCGGCTGCGAAAATGCTGCAGATGTCTGGTGGTCAGTACGGTTGTCCGATTGTCTTTAGAGGAGGTAACGGACAAGCAGGTCAGTTAGCGGCTACGCACTCTCAAAGTTTTGAAGCATTTTATGCGCACGTACCTGGTTTGAAAGTGATCACACCTTCTAATCCAGCAGATGCTAAAGGACTATTGAAATCTGCTATTAGAGATAATGATCCTGTTGTTTTCTTGGAGTCTGAAAAGATGTATGGAGATAAGGGTATGATTCCAGAAGGAGAATACCTAACTCCAATCGGGAAAGCAGATATTAAAAGGAAAGGTTCTGATGTGACGATCGTCTCTTTCGGTAAGATCATCAAAGTTGCTTATGAAGCTGCTGACGTCTTAGCGAAGGAAGGCATCGAATGCGAGATCATCGACTTGAGAACGATCCGACCTATTGATTATGATACTGTGATTGAGTCGATTAAGAAAACGAATCGATGTGTGGTGGTAGAAGAGAGCTGGCCATTGGCTTCTATCTCTTCAGAATTAGCGTACTGGATCCAGCGATATGCATTTGATTTTATGGATGCGCCAGTTTACAGAGTTACGCAATCAGATACACCTTTTGCGTTCGCAAAACCATTGATTGAAGAGGCATTACCGAATGTTAAAAGAATTGTAGATGCGGTGAAAGCATCGATGTATGTGGCGTAA